The proteins below are encoded in one region of Nitrospira sp.:
- the psd gene encoding phosphatidylserine decarboxylase proenzyme has product MADRAVGVPIVKEGVPFVGAAAAATLAMWAVGWAFPTCVFGGVTAFTAWFFRNPARRIPTQAQAVVAPGDGKVIAIEREFEPRYLKDQSIRISIFLNVFDVHVNRIPCAGTIQNVIYQPGKFVPANKPAATVQNEQNAICLQTQQGAKILCVQVAGLIARRIVSWVTPGDRVTTGERYGLIRFGSRMDLYVPIGSKIGVVAGQRVKGGETIVAELI; this is encoded by the coding sequence ATGGCGGATCGTGCCGTCGGTGTGCCCATCGTTAAGGAGGGTGTTCCCTTTGTCGGCGCGGCTGCAGCCGCGACGCTCGCAATGTGGGCTGTGGGCTGGGCCTTCCCGACCTGCGTCTTCGGAGGGGTTACGGCCTTTACGGCCTGGTTTTTTCGAAACCCGGCCAGGCGGATTCCGACCCAGGCGCAGGCCGTCGTCGCGCCCGGCGATGGCAAAGTTATTGCCATCGAGCGGGAATTCGAACCCCGATACCTCAAGGATCAAAGCATTCGAATCAGCATTTTCCTGAACGTATTCGACGTGCATGTCAATCGAATTCCCTGTGCAGGAACCATTCAAAACGTCATTTATCAACCGGGGAAGTTCGTCCCGGCGAATAAACCGGCGGCGACCGTCCAAAATGAGCAAAATGCTATCTGCTTGCAAACGCAGCAGGGTGCTAAGATTCTATGTGTACAGGTCGCGGGGTTGATCGCGCGCCGTATTGTCTCGTGGGTCACCCCGGGGGATCGAGTAACGACGGGCGAGCGGTACGGTCTCATTCGATTCGGTTCGCGTATGGACTTGTATGTGCCGATAGGGAGCAAGATAGGTGTGGTCGCCGGACAGCGTGTCAAAGGCGGTGAAACCATTGTTGCGGAGTTGATCTGA
- the asd gene encoding aspartate-semialdehyde dehydrogenase, which translates to MLKKKPAYVVAVVGATGAVGTEMIEVLEERSFPVGRLVPLASSRSAGGAVGFRGADVPIEVLNRGSFDGVDIVLFSAGSDISKEYAPVAVRQGAVVIDNSAAWRMDPGVPLVVPEVNPHDALAHRGIIANPNCSTIQMVVALKPLHDAATITRIVVTTFQSVSGTGKEAMDELLAECKAILSFKEAEPNVYPYQIAFNCLPHIDDFVPTGYTKEEMKMVHETRKIMGDPSIRLTATTVRVPVYVGHSESVNVETSKKLTANEARAVLAEAPGVRVYDDPAHKLYPMPIDVAGKDDVYVGRIREDESIPNGLNLWVVADNLRKGAALNAVQIAELLIARA; encoded by the coding sequence ATGCTCAAGAAGAAGCCCGCCTATGTGGTGGCCGTGGTGGGGGCCACGGGTGCGGTGGGTACGGAAATGATCGAGGTATTGGAAGAGCGATCGTTTCCCGTGGGTCGATTGGTGCCGCTGGCCTCCAGCCGCTCGGCGGGTGGGGCTGTAGGCTTCAGGGGCGCTGACGTGCCAATCGAGGTTTTGAACAGGGGCTCGTTCGACGGGGTCGACATCGTCCTGTTTTCAGCCGGTAGCGATATCAGCAAAGAATATGCCCCGGTCGCGGTCCGGCAAGGTGCCGTGGTAATCGACAACAGCGCCGCCTGGCGGATGGACCCGGGTGTGCCCTTAGTGGTTCCCGAAGTCAACCCGCACGATGCGCTCGCGCATCGCGGCATTATCGCCAACCCGAATTGTTCGACGATCCAAATGGTCGTGGCGTTAAAGCCCCTGCACGACGCCGCCACGATTACTCGCATCGTGGTCACGACGTTTCAGTCCGTGTCAGGGACCGGCAAGGAGGCCATGGATGAGCTGTTGGCCGAATGTAAAGCGATTTTGAGTTTCAAGGAGGCGGAACCGAACGTCTATCCCTATCAGATTGCCTTCAACTGCCTGCCGCACATCGATGATTTCGTGCCGACGGGGTACACGAAGGAAGAAATGAAGATGGTGCATGAAACCCGGAAAATCATGGGCGATCCATCCATACGGTTGACGGCCACGACGGTGCGTGTGCCCGTGTATGTCGGTCATAGCGAGTCGGTCAACGTGGAAACGTCAAAGAAATTGACCGCCAATGAGGCGCGTGCGGTCCTCGCGGAGGCGCCGGGAGTGAGGGTCTACGACGATCCGGCACACAAGCTCTATCCCATGCCGATCGATGTCGCTGGGAAAGATGATGTGTACGTCGGACGGATTCGTGAGGACGAGTCAATTCCCAATGGACTGAATCTGTGGGTGGTGGCCGATAACCTGCGCAAAGGCGCGGCCCTCAACGCCGTGCAGATTGCCGAGCTCCTGATCGCCAGAGCATGA
- the leuA gene encoding 2-isopropylmalate synthase — MAMDTTRMIRIFDTTLRDGEQSPGASMNVEEKLMVAKQLARLGVDVIEAGFAFSSPGDFEAVRRIAQEVEGSTICSLARARPEDIDRAWEALKGGAKVRIHTFLSTSDIHLKHQFRMTRTEALKRAADMVARARGYVEDVEFSPMDASRSDPAYLYEVIEAVIAAGAGTVNIPDTVGYAVPWEFGQLIRGIKEKVRNSDQAVISVHCHNDLGLAVANSLAAIREGAGQVECTINGIGERAGNTSLEEVVMGLRTRKAFYGADTRLNTEEIMKTSRLVSKITGMIVQPNKAIVGANAFAHASGIHQDGLLKDKTTYEIMRPESIGLVDSKMVMGKLSGRHAFRQRLEELGYRLTDEEINHAFERFKKLADQKKELFEEDLESIVSDELAKLSERVVLRSLRIESGTSKLPTASLELDIDGVVVAQTGHGDGPVDAVFRTLAAMTGTKAKLLMYAVKAITGGTDAQGEVSVRLEENGRVVSGHGADTDIIVASARAYLNAVNKLAYWAAKDAAGLQKVSLI; from the coding sequence ATGGCCATGGATACTACACGCATGATACGTATTTTCGATACGACGTTACGCGATGGCGAACAGTCGCCGGGGGCCAGCATGAACGTCGAAGAGAAGCTCATGGTTGCCAAGCAGCTGGCCCGGCTCGGGGTGGACGTGATCGAAGCGGGATTTGCGTTCAGCTCCCCAGGCGACTTCGAAGCGGTGCGCCGCATCGCGCAGGAGGTGGAAGGGTCCACCATCTGCAGCCTGGCTCGGGCGCGCCCGGAGGACATTGACCGGGCCTGGGAAGCCTTGAAAGGCGGAGCCAAAGTCCGCATTCACACCTTTTTGTCGACGTCCGACATTCATTTGAAACACCAGTTTAGGATGACGCGCACGGAGGCTCTGAAACGGGCTGCGGACATGGTCGCGCGCGCGCGCGGGTATGTCGAAGATGTGGAGTTCTCACCGATGGATGCGAGCCGGTCCGACCCGGCGTATCTGTACGAGGTGATCGAGGCGGTGATCGCGGCTGGAGCTGGGACCGTCAATATTCCAGATACGGTCGGGTATGCCGTACCATGGGAGTTCGGGCAACTGATCCGAGGGATCAAAGAGAAGGTGCGAAACAGTGACCAGGCTGTCATCTCGGTCCATTGCCACAATGATCTGGGTTTGGCCGTAGCCAATTCGTTGGCCGCTATTCGAGAGGGTGCCGGGCAGGTGGAATGTACGATCAACGGGATTGGCGAACGTGCGGGAAACACCTCGCTGGAAGAAGTGGTCATGGGCTTGCGGACACGCAAGGCTTTTTACGGGGCGGATACCAGGTTGAATACCGAAGAGATCATGAAGACGAGCCGTTTGGTCAGCAAGATCACCGGCATGATCGTCCAGCCGAACAAAGCCATTGTGGGCGCCAATGCCTTTGCGCATGCGTCAGGCATTCACCAAGATGGGTTGCTCAAAGACAAGACCACGTATGAAATCATGCGGCCCGAATCAATTGGGCTGGTGGACAGCAAGATGGTCATGGGCAAGCTGTCGGGGCGCCATGCGTTTCGCCAACGCCTGGAAGAACTTGGGTACCGGTTGACCGACGAGGAGATCAATCACGCGTTCGAGCGATTCAAGAAGCTGGCCGATCAGAAGAAAGAATTGTTCGAGGAAGATTTGGAAAGTATCGTCTCAGACGAATTGGCCAAATTATCTGAGCGCGTGGTGCTTCGCTCCCTGCGGATCGAGAGTGGCACTAGCAAGCTGCCGACCGCCAGTTTGGAATTAGATATCGATGGCGTCGTAGTTGCCCAAACGGGGCATGGGGATGGTCCTGTGGACGCCGTATTTCGCACGTTGGCCGCGATGACCGGGACGAAAGCCAAACTGCTCATGTACGCCGTGAAGGCGATTACAGGAGGAACCGACGCGCAAGGAGAGGTATCCGTCCGGCTCGAGGAAAACGGGCGGGTGGTGTCCGGTCACGGGGCCGATACCGACATTATTGTCGCCTCGGCTCGCGCCTACTTGAACGCCGTCAACAAACTCGCCTATTGGGCGGCTAAGGACGCGGCCGGGCTCCAGAAGGTCAGCTTGATTTAG
- the ilvC gene encoding ketol-acid reductoisomerase (NADP(+)), with translation MQIYYDKDADLQQVRNRQVTVVGYGSQGHAHALNLKESGVPVTVGLREGASWKKAEASGLKVMPVADAVKAADIVMILAPDEQQAAIYRQHIAPNLKSGAYLAFGHGFNIHFGQIVPPPGVNVFMVAPKGPGHLVRSEYTKGSGVPCLLAIHQDPSGTTRQVGLAYASAIGGGRAGVIETTFREETETDLFGEQVVLCGGLTALIQNGFETLVEAGYSPEMAYFECLHEVKLIVDLIYEGGIANMRYSISTTAKYGDITRGPRVVTDETKQEMKKILTEIQSGRFAKEWVLENQANRPVYNALLAKGEAHPIEAVGAKLRAMMPWLKKGKLVDKDKN, from the coding sequence ATGCAGATCTACTATGACAAGGATGCGGACCTTCAGCAGGTTCGGAATCGTCAAGTGACGGTTGTCGGCTATGGCAGTCAGGGGCACGCGCATGCCCTCAATCTCAAAGAGAGCGGCGTCCCGGTGACGGTCGGTCTTCGGGAGGGGGCCTCGTGGAAGAAGGCGGAGGCGAGCGGCCTCAAGGTGATGCCGGTTGCCGATGCCGTCAAGGCCGCGGACATCGTGATGATCTTGGCGCCGGATGAACAACAGGCGGCGATCTATCGGCAGCATATCGCGCCGAATCTCAAGTCGGGCGCCTATTTGGCCTTCGGCCATGGGTTCAATATCCACTTCGGCCAAATCGTGCCGCCGCCCGGCGTGAACGTGTTTATGGTGGCGCCCAAAGGTCCCGGCCATCTCGTCCGGTCCGAATATACCAAGGGTAGCGGGGTGCCGTGTTTGCTCGCGATCCATCAGGATCCGAGTGGAACGACGAGACAGGTCGGCTTGGCCTATGCCAGTGCGATCGGCGGGGGACGCGCCGGTGTCATCGAGACGACGTTTCGCGAGGAAACCGAAACCGACCTATTCGGGGAGCAGGTGGTCCTATGCGGAGGCCTCACGGCGCTGATTCAGAACGGGTTCGAGACGCTGGTGGAGGCCGGATATTCACCCGAGATGGCGTATTTCGAATGCCTGCACGAGGTGAAGCTGATCGTCGATCTCATTTACGAGGGTGGTATTGCCAACATGCGCTACTCGATCAGCACGACGGCGAAATACGGCGACATTACCCGAGGTCCTCGTGTGGTGACGGATGAGACGAAGCAGGAAATGAAGAAGATCCTCACGGAAATCCAAAGCGGCCGGTTTGCAAAGGAATGGGTCTTGGAAAACCAAGCCAATCGTCCGGTGTATAATGCCCTGCTGGCGAAAGGGGAGGCTCATCCGATTGAAGCGGTTGGTGCCAAGCTTCGGGCGATGATGCCGTGGCTGAAGAAGGGTAAACTGGTCGACAAGGACAAAAACTAG
- a CDS encoding signal transduction protein — protein sequence MKKLLFVDDEQWVLDFLRMSLRTLANEWQMEYVLSAEEGLRLLAESIYDVVLADIHLTGMSGIQLLHEVKKRYPQTVRIAFSGAAGQDSVGHALKVAHQVLPKPLTPGMLRASLTRACALRDQVTNDSVERLVSGIRDLPTIPTLYEELLGVLESQDSSAERVANVIARDPGMTANLLRVANSVYFNLRNSITSPTQAVALLGVENVKSMVLGFKVVHDVKRSSGNQSEVQEVWRHGFAVATHARTIASMEDVGSVVIENAFLAGLLHDIGRLVLQTNLPKEYAAVAALTKEKGVSVSQAERDVFGTTHAQVGAYLLGKWGLRDCIVEAVAFHHEPMLCLQPGFSVLAAIHVANAWDQEATTSYSDPPALDRVYIEHAGLISQLPRWRAGLAA from the coding sequence GTGAAGAAATTGCTGTTTGTCGACGATGAGCAGTGGGTACTGGACTTTCTTCGGATGTCTCTGCGGACTCTTGCCAATGAATGGCAGATGGAGTACGTGCTCAGCGCCGAAGAGGGGTTGAGGCTCTTGGCGGAATCGATTTATGACGTGGTCCTGGCCGATATTCACCTGACCGGGATGAGTGGCATCCAGCTGCTGCACGAGGTCAAGAAAAGGTATCCTCAAACCGTTCGGATTGCTTTCTCGGGCGCCGCCGGGCAGGACTCGGTGGGGCATGCCCTCAAGGTGGCCCATCAGGTGCTCCCGAAGCCATTGACACCCGGCATGTTGAGGGCCTCGCTGACGCGCGCTTGCGCTCTTCGTGATCAGGTCACGAACGACTCGGTCGAGCGGCTGGTCAGCGGCATCCGTGACCTCCCCACGATTCCTACCTTGTATGAAGAGCTACTGGGTGTTCTGGAGTCTCAGGATTCATCGGCTGAGCGGGTCGCCAACGTGATCGCCAGAGATCCCGGCATGACAGCGAATCTGTTGCGTGTAGCCAATTCAGTCTATTTCAATCTGCGTAACTCGATTACGAGTCCGACACAGGCGGTGGCGCTCTTGGGCGTGGAAAACGTCAAATCCATGGTCCTCGGCTTCAAGGTCGTCCACGACGTGAAGCGCTCCTCGGGGAATCAATCGGAGGTCCAGGAGGTGTGGCGGCATGGGTTCGCCGTGGCCACGCATGCGCGCACCATTGCGTCCATGGAGGACGTCGGCAGTGTCGTGATCGAGAATGCATTCCTTGCAGGCCTCCTGCATGACATCGGCCGCCTGGTACTCCAGACGAATTTGCCCAAGGAATACGCGGCAGTGGCGGCGCTAACCAAGGAAAAGGGCGTGTCCGTGTCGCAGGCCGAGCGAGACGTCTTTGGCACGACGCATGCCCAGGTTGGCGCCTATCTTCTCGGCAAGTGGGGGCTTCGCGACTGTATCGTTGAAGCGGTAGCTTTTCATCATGAGCCGATGCTCTGCCTTCAGCCGGGATTCTCGGTCCTTGCGGCCATTCATGTTGCGAACGCATGGGATCAAGAAGCGACCACCTCCTACTCCGATCCTCCTGCCCTCGATCGCGTCTATATCGAACACGCGGGGCTCATCTCGCAATTGCCACGGTGGCGCGCGGGGTTGGCAGCTTAG
- the ilvB gene encoding acetolactate synthase, translating to MKLTGAEIFIECLKREGVKTIFALPGGVVLKIFDMLHQQKDVEVVLARHEQGAGHMAEGYAKATGKAGVCLVTSGPGMTNVITALADAYMDSVPVVCFSGQVPTSLIGNDAFQEADNVGLSRPCTKYNFLVKDVNDLAVTIKEAFYIATTGRPGPVLVDIPKDVSMNKAEFHYPSSVSIRGYNPTYDGNKWQIKQAAEALSKARKPILYVGGGAVFSGASKELIELAELTQIPVDMTLMGLGAFPGEHPLSMGMLGMHGTYWANMAMHYSDLVIAVGARFDDRVTGKVSEFCPGAKIIHIDIDPTSIRKNIHVDIPIVGDCKRVLQELNQMLRATVNGEQKALRKPWWEQIKEWQRAHPLSYEQDLNGKIKPQHVIKRLYELTKDRDPIVSTDVGQHQMWTAQYFKLAKPNRWLTSGGLGTMGFGFPAAMGAQAAFRDRLVLCVAGDGSVQMNTQELATAVAHRLPVKIIVINNGFHGMVRQWQDLFYDGRYACSDLGTSPDFVKLAEAYGAVGLRASKVSDLDNAIREMISIDKPVILDVPVFPFENCYPMIPAGGCNHEMLLSDTPELKKKMESAGKVTPEDKDTVLTA from the coding sequence ATGAAACTCACAGGGGCGGAGATCTTCATAGAGTGTTTGAAACGTGAGGGTGTGAAGACAATTTTCGCATTGCCTGGCGGTGTCGTCCTCAAAATCTTCGACATGTTGCATCAGCAGAAGGATGTCGAGGTGGTGTTGGCTCGGCATGAGCAGGGAGCCGGGCACATGGCCGAAGGCTACGCCAAGGCCACGGGCAAGGCTGGGGTGTGCCTGGTGACCTCGGGGCCGGGCATGACGAATGTCATTACTGCGTTGGCGGATGCCTATATGGATTCGGTCCCCGTTGTCTGCTTCAGCGGTCAGGTGCCGACCAGCTTGATCGGGAATGATGCCTTCCAGGAGGCGGACAACGTCGGGTTGAGCCGCCCCTGCACCAAGTATAACTTCCTGGTCAAGGACGTGAATGACTTGGCCGTCACGATCAAGGAAGCATTTTATATCGCCACCACCGGACGTCCAGGGCCGGTCTTGGTCGATATCCCCAAGGACGTATCGATGAACAAGGCCGAGTTCCATTACCCGTCCTCGGTGTCAATCCGCGGCTATAACCCGACCTATGACGGGAACAAGTGGCAAATCAAGCAGGCGGCGGAGGCCCTTTCGAAGGCGAGGAAGCCTATTCTCTATGTCGGCGGGGGAGCGGTCTTTTCCGGGGCGTCCAAGGAACTGATTGAATTGGCAGAATTGACCCAGATCCCAGTAGACATGACGCTGATGGGGCTGGGGGCCTTCCCGGGTGAACATCCGCTCTCAATGGGAATGCTGGGCATGCACGGGACCTATTGGGCCAACATGGCGATGCACTATTCCGACCTGGTCATTGCCGTCGGCGCCCGGTTCGACGACAGGGTGACGGGGAAGGTGTCGGAGTTTTGTCCGGGAGCCAAGATCATCCATATCGACATTGATCCAACGTCGATCCGCAAGAATATCCATGTGGATATTCCCATCGTGGGAGACTGCAAGCGCGTCTTGCAGGAATTGAATCAGATGCTGCGGGCCACTGTAAATGGGGAACAGAAAGCCCTGAGGAAACCCTGGTGGGAGCAAATCAAGGAATGGCAGCGGGCGCACCCGCTGAGCTACGAACAGGATCTCAATGGCAAGATCAAGCCTCAGCACGTGATCAAGCGGCTGTATGAGCTGACCAAAGACCGCGATCCGATCGTCTCAACCGATGTCGGGCAGCATCAAATGTGGACGGCGCAGTATTTTAAGCTGGCAAAGCCGAATCGGTGGCTTACTTCCGGGGGCCTCGGCACCATGGGGTTTGGATTTCCTGCTGCCATGGGTGCACAGGCGGCCTTCCGTGACCGGCTCGTCCTGTGCGTGGCCGGCGATGGAAGCGTCCAAATGAACACGCAAGAATTGGCCACGGCGGTCGCACATCGTTTGCCAGTTAAAATTATCGTGATTAATAATGGCTTTCATGGAATGGTCCGGCAGTGGCAGGACCTGTTTTATGACGGACGGTATGCGTGTAGCGACCTCGGTACATCGCCTGACTTCGTCAAGTTGGCCGAAGCCTATGGAGCCGTTGGCCTCCGGGCGTCGAAGGTTTCCGACCTCGATAATGCCATCCGGGAAATGATCTCGATTGATAAACCAGTGATTCTGGATGTGCCCGTCTTTCCGTTCGAGAATTGCTACCCGATGATTCCAGCGGGCGGGTGCAATCATGAAATGCTGTTGAGCGATACGCCCGAGTTGAAGAAGAAGATGGAGTCGGCGGGGAAGGTTACGCCGGAAGATAAGGATACCGTCCTGACGGCCTAG
- the leuB gene encoding 3-isopropylmalate dehydrogenase produces MKAKIAVLAGDGVGREVVPEAVKVLRAVGEKFGHTFAFSSADVGGQAIDKIGVPLPQETLTIAKQSDAVLLGAVGGPKWEGLDYSLRPERALLGLREHLGLYANLRPAKLYSALADASTLKREVIDGIDMLVIRELIGGIYFGKPKGIEKTATGERGVNTEVYTTEEIRRIAKVAFEAARKRRKKVMSVDKANVLESSELWRRVVTDVQQGYPDVELSHIYVDNCAMQLVRQPRQFDVLLCNNMFGDILSDEAAMLTGSIGMLPSASLGAQVGLFEPIHGSAPDIAGKGVANPIATIASVGMMLSYSFQLEKEAAAIETAIVRTLDLGIRTKDIVAPGGRAVGTVEMGDAIVRNLMAS; encoded by the coding sequence ATGAAGGCAAAGATTGCCGTGCTGGCGGGTGACGGGGTCGGACGCGAGGTTGTGCCCGAAGCGGTGAAAGTTCTCAGGGCAGTGGGCGAGAAGTTCGGGCATACGTTTGCGTTCTCTTCGGCCGATGTCGGGGGGCAAGCGATCGACAAGATCGGCGTGCCGCTGCCACAGGAGACGCTGACAATTGCCAAACAAAGCGATGCCGTGTTGCTTGGCGCGGTCGGGGGACCGAAGTGGGAAGGACTGGACTACAGCTTGCGTCCGGAGCGTGCCTTGCTGGGGCTTCGTGAACATCTTGGGCTGTATGCCAACCTCCGTCCGGCGAAACTCTATAGTGCCCTCGCCGATGCCTCCACCCTGAAACGAGAGGTCATCGACGGCATCGACATGTTGGTCATACGTGAGCTGATCGGAGGTATTTACTTCGGAAAACCCAAGGGTATCGAGAAAACCGCCACCGGAGAGCGGGGGGTCAATACGGAGGTGTACACGACCGAGGAGATTCGGCGCATCGCGAAGGTCGCGTTCGAGGCCGCCCGCAAGCGACGGAAGAAGGTCATGTCGGTAGACAAAGCGAACGTGCTCGAGTCCTCCGAACTTTGGCGTCGCGTGGTGACGGACGTTCAGCAAGGTTATCCTGACGTCGAACTGAGCCATATCTATGTCGACAACTGCGCGATGCAGTTGGTGCGTCAGCCCCGGCAGTTCGATGTGTTGCTGTGCAATAACATGTTCGGGGACATTCTGAGCGATGAGGCCGCCATGCTGACCGGCTCGATCGGTATGCTCCCGTCGGCCAGCCTTGGGGCGCAGGTCGGACTATTCGAGCCGATTCACGGAAGTGCGCCCGATATTGCCGGGAAGGGAGTCGCCAATCCGATCGCCACGATCGCATCCGTTGGAATGATGCTGTCGTATAGTTTTCAGCTGGAGAAGGAAGCCGCGGCGATCGAGACAGCCATCGTTCGAACGCTGGATTTGGGCATCCGCACGAAAGATATCGTGGCGCCGGGTGGACGCGCCGTTGGGACGGTCGAGATGGGCGACGCGATCGTCCGTAACCTCATGGCCTCGTAG
- the ilvN gene encoding acetolactate synthase small subunit, translating into MEHIISITVENKFGVLSRVAGLFSGRGFNIESLSVAPTLDPSMSQMTIVTSGDERIIEQIVKQLNKLIDIIKVVDLNESEFVSRETALIKVHTRQEDRAEALRIADIFRANVIDSTASTYTIEVTGDSKKIEAIINLLQPLGIKEIVRTGRVAIAREPIRAALTPAKKVARE; encoded by the coding sequence ATGGAACACATCATTTCAATCACCGTCGAGAACAAGTTTGGAGTGCTCTCGCGCGTGGCAGGGTTATTCAGTGGCCGAGGATTTAATATCGAAAGTCTCTCGGTAGCGCCGACGCTGGATCCGTCCATGTCGCAGATGACCATTGTGACGAGTGGCGATGAGCGGATTATTGAACAGATCGTTAAGCAGCTGAATAAACTCATCGATATCATTAAGGTCGTGGATCTCAATGAGAGTGAATTCGTGTCCCGCGAAACCGCGCTCATCAAGGTACACACTCGCCAGGAAGATCGGGCCGAAGCTTTACGTATCGCGGATATCTTCCGCGCCAATGTGATTGACTCGACTGCTAGCACGTATACCATTGAAGTGACGGGAGATTCGAAGAAGATCGAAGCCATCATCAATCTGCTCCAGCCCCTTGGGATCAAGGAAATCGTGCGGACCGGGAGGGTGGCCATCGCTCGCGAGCCGATTCGCGCCGCCCTCACCCCAGCCAAGAAGGTGGCACGCGAGTAG
- the pssA gene encoding CDP-diacylglycerol--serine O-phosphatidyltransferase, whose protein sequence is MAMRGVLSKTERRKAVYLIPNTLTTGNLFCGLYAVLSVYESNHLHAAYAVLVALIFDMLDGKSARWVKGTSQFGLEYDSLADVVSFGVAPGFLIYAWALQGQGMLGAAVMFAFVACGALRLARFNVISTASESRYFMGLPIPAAASVVATMVVFDAHIANLGQEMKPVVILIMTLVLAFLMVSTLKYRSFKDLKFKGWRGFNYLVWIVLALMLVAAWPQVMLFVVCAGYALSAVVVRLAKLAAGPFAKPAGKVPPTLVDSKP, encoded by the coding sequence ATGGCGATGCGCGGAGTCCTCTCAAAAACCGAACGCCGGAAAGCCGTCTACCTGATTCCCAACACCCTCACGACTGGCAACCTGTTCTGCGGTCTGTATGCCGTGTTGTCCGTATACGAAAGCAACCATCTGCATGCGGCCTATGCAGTCCTTGTGGCACTGATTTTCGACATGCTTGATGGCAAGTCCGCTCGTTGGGTCAAAGGGACAAGTCAGTTCGGTCTGGAATACGACTCCCTGGCGGATGTGGTTTCGTTTGGCGTCGCGCCGGGATTTTTGATTTATGCGTGGGCGCTCCAAGGCCAGGGGATGTTGGGGGCCGCCGTCATGTTCGCTTTCGTCGCCTGTGGCGCGCTCCGGCTCGCTCGGTTCAACGTGATCTCCACCGCCTCGGAAAGCCGGTATTTCATGGGCTTGCCGATTCCGGCCGCGGCCAGCGTGGTCGCGACGATGGTTGTGTTCGACGCCCATATCGCCAACCTCGGCCAAGAGATGAAACCTGTCGTGATCCTGATCATGACGCTGGTCCTGGCCTTTCTGATGGTGAGCACCCTGAAATATCGAAGCTTCAAGGATCTCAAATTCAAGGGATGGCGCGGGTTTAACTATCTGGTGTGGATCGTCCTTGCTCTCATGTTGGTCGCCGCGTGGCCGCAGGTCATGCTCTTTGTCGTGTGTGCCGGCTATGCGCTGTCGGCGGTGGTCGTCCGATTGGCCAAGCTCGCGGCGGGCCCATTTGCGAAGCCGGCTGGCAAAGTGCCGCCTACTTTGGTAGATTCGAAGCCGTAA